A DNA window from Mucilaginibacter xinganensis contains the following coding sequences:
- the uxaC gene encoding glucuronate isomerase, producing MKSFLNEDFLLETKTAQRLYHDYAAGLPIIDYHCHLPPDQIAEDLNFKNLTQIWLNGDHYKWRAMRANGISEAYVTGDKTDWEKFEQWAATVPYTLRNPLYHWTHLELQRYFDINEILSPATAKRIYEECNEKLSSPEYSVRSIIKSRNVEVVCTTDDPLDSLSHHKKIKNDGYSVKVLPAFRPDKAMEANDTKTLNAYIGNLETLAGYSIFDFNRYLAALKSRHDYFAENGCCLSDHGLEHLYAENYTELEIRIIFTKIRNEQSLTTDEAAQFKSAMLYHFACWDNEKGWVQQYHLGALRNNNTRALSEVGPDTGYDSMGDFSQGKALSGFLNKLESGNRLTKTILYNLNPADNELMATMAGNFNDGTIAGKMQYGSAWWFLDQKDGMIKQINALSNMGLLSRMVGMLTDSRSFLSFPRHEYFRRILCNLFGNDIENGELPNDLEWTGKVISDICYYNAKKYFDFDKIK from the coding sequence ATGAAAAGTTTTTTAAATGAAGATTTTTTACTGGAAACCAAAACGGCACAGCGGCTGTATCACGACTATGCTGCCGGGTTACCCATAATTGATTATCACTGCCATTTGCCACCCGACCAGATAGCCGAAGATCTCAACTTTAAAAACCTAACACAAATATGGCTCAACGGAGATCATTACAAATGGCGTGCAATGCGCGCAAACGGGATAAGCGAGGCCTATGTAACAGGTGATAAAACTGATTGGGAGAAATTTGAGCAGTGGGCCGCTACCGTTCCTTATACTCTGCGGAATCCATTATATCACTGGACACACCTGGAACTGCAACGATACTTTGATATCAACGAGATTTTATCACCGGCAACGGCAAAAAGGATTTATGAGGAGTGCAATGAAAAACTGAGTTCGCCGGAATACAGCGTAAGGAGTATTATCAAAAGCAGGAATGTGGAGGTAGTTTGTACCACCGACGATCCTTTGGATAGCTTGTCACATCACAAAAAAATAAAAAATGATGGTTACAGCGTAAAGGTTTTACCCGCTTTTAGGCCTGATAAAGCAATGGAAGCTAATGATACCAAAACGTTAAACGCCTATATCGGCAATTTGGAAACGCTGGCGGGCTACTCAATTTTTGATTTTAACAGATACCTGGCAGCCCTCAAGAGCAGGCATGATTACTTTGCGGAAAACGGCTGTTGCTTGTCTGATCACGGATTGGAGCATTTGTATGCTGAAAATTATACAGAGCTGGAGATAAGGATCATTTTTACTAAAATAAGAAATGAGCAAAGCCTGACTACAGATGAAGCAGCACAATTTAAATCGGCCATGCTGTACCATTTTGCATGTTGGGATAATGAAAAAGGATGGGTTCAGCAATACCACCTGGGTGCGCTGCGCAATAATAACACCCGGGCGCTAAGTGAAGTCGGGCCTGATACCGGTTATGATTCCATGGGTGATTTTTCGCAGGGAAAAGCATTGTCGGGATTTTTGAATAAGCTTGAATCAGGAAATAGATTAACTAAAACCATTTTATATAACCTTAACCCGGCAGACAACGAACTAATGGCAACAATGGCGGGTAATTTTAACGACGGTACAATTGCAGGAAAAATGCAATATGGTTCGGCGTGGTGGTTTTTAGATCAGAAGGACGGGATGATCAAACAAATTAACGCCCTGTCCAACATGGGGCTTTTAAGCCGTATGGTAGGGATGCTTACTGATTCCCGTAGCTTTTTGTCATTTCCCCGGCATGAATATTTTAGAAGGATCCTTTGTAATTTGTTTGGTAACGATATTGAGAACGGGGAACTGCCAAATGACCTGGAATGGACAGGTAAAGTGATAAGTGATATTTGTTATTACAACGCCAAAAAATACTTTGATTTTGACAAAATAAAATGA
- a CDS encoding sugar kinase has protein sequence MSAAFKINRSGKILSFGELLLRITPDANGEWLNNNQLPFYVGGAELNVATALALWGLQSQYFTVLPDNGLSVQIVKYLQQQKIDTRSVSFGAGRLGLYYLTKGQDLKHDALIYDRAGSAFSLLKTGTIDWDKMLQDVSWFHFSAICPAINQQVADVCSEALQAASKKGITISVDLNYRSKLWQYGKTPLEIMPGLAKYCDLIMGNVWAAETMLGIAVEPNIHESGQKSTYLKEALKTSERIMQLYPKCKAVANTFRFDASANIDYYTTLYTGGKFYSSKQYETKQVTDKVGSGDCFMAGIIYGFFNNSDPVETLEFATAAAFEQLFVKSDATDKTVMDIKKAMK, from the coding sequence ATGAGCGCAGCCTTTAAAATAAACAGATCGGGTAAAATATTATCTTTTGGCGAGCTATTGCTGAGGATAACGCCGGATGCCAATGGCGAGTGGCTCAATAATAATCAGCTGCCATTTTATGTTGGCGGAGCTGAACTAAATGTGGCAACAGCTTTAGCTTTATGGGGATTGCAATCTCAATATTTTACGGTTTTGCCTGATAATGGTTTATCAGTTCAAATTGTTAAATATCTGCAGCAGCAAAAAATTGATACCCGCTCGGTTTCTTTTGGTGCGGGCAGGCTGGGCCTTTATTATTTAACAAAAGGGCAGGACCTTAAACATGATGCCTTAATATATGACCGTGCAGGTTCGGCATTTTCGCTGCTAAAAACGGGTACTATTGATTGGGACAAGATGCTGCAGGATGTAAGCTGGTTTCATTTCAGCGCTATTTGTCCGGCAATTAATCAACAAGTGGCCGACGTTTGTTCGGAAGCCTTGCAAGCGGCGTCAAAAAAAGGGATCACCATTTCGGTTGATCTAAATTACCGCTCAAAATTATGGCAATATGGTAAAACGCCATTAGAGATAATGCCAGGGCTGGCAAAATACTGCGATTTGATAATGGGTAACGTTTGGGCTGCTGAAACCATGCTTGGAATTGCTGTTGAACCCAATATTCATGAATCGGGTCAAAAAAGCACCTACTTAAAGGAAGCGTTGAAAACATCGGAGCGTATCATGCAGCTATATCCAAAATGTAAAGCAGTAGCAAATACTTTCCGGTTCGATGCATCAGCAAATATCGATTATTATACGACGCTTTACACCGGCGGGAAGTTTTACAGTTCAAAACAGTATGAAACTAAACAGGTGACGGACAAGGTTGGCAGCGGCGATTGTTTTATGGCCGGAATAATTTATGGGTTCTTTAATAATTCAGATCCGGTTGAAACTTTAGAATTTGCCACCGCAGCGGCTTTTGAGCAGCTGTTTGTAAAAAGCGATGCTACTGATAAAACGGTCATGGATATAAAAAAAGCGATGAAATGA
- a CDS encoding beta/alpha barrel domain-containing protein, whose protein sequence is MKIKKAVLNSILTQGMLPLFFNEDTEVSLQVTRTLYKAGIRVIEYTNRGKQALDNFKALKKAANKEMPDLLLGIGTIKNVSEAEAFIDVGADFIVSPIINPEVGKVAHKHKLLWIPGCMTPTEIYLAQKHGADLIKIFPANVLGPAFISSIRELFPGQLFIPTGGVELTTKNISSWFHAGVCAVGMGSKLITKEITDKKLYDKLYTDTIKAIELVKAAM, encoded by the coding sequence ATGAAGATAAAAAAAGCGGTATTAAACAGTATTTTAACCCAGGGAATGCTGCCTTTGTTTTTTAACGAAGATACTGAAGTAAGCCTGCAGGTAACCCGCACGCTTTATAAAGCGGGTATAAGAGTAATTGAATATACCAACAGAGGGAAACAGGCTTTAGATAATTTTAAGGCCTTAAAGAAAGCGGCGAACAAAGAGATGCCCGATCTTCTTTTAGGGATTGGCACCATCAAAAACGTATCGGAAGCGGAAGCCTTTATTGATGTGGGTGCTGATTTTATTGTTTCGCCGATCATAAACCCGGAGGTTGGCAAAGTTGCCCATAAACATAAACTACTTTGGATCCCCGGTTGTATGACGCCTACAGAGATCTACCTGGCGCAAAAACACGGTGCAGACCTGATCAAGATTTTTCCGGCCAACGTATTGGGTCCGGCGTTTATAAGTTCTATCAGAGAACTCTTTCCGGGGCAGCTTTTTATCCCGACTGGCGGGGTTGAGCTAACCACAAAAAATATAAGTTCCTGGTTCCATGCCGGGGTTTGCGCGGTTGGCATGGGCAGCAAATTAATTACAAAAGAAATTACCGATAAAAAGCTTTACGACAAGTTATATACCGATACTATTAAAGCTATTGAACTGGTTAAAGCTGCAATGTAA
- a CDS encoding MFS transporter → MKENRVGSYRWVVVALLFFATTINYLDRQIIGLLKPTLETQFRWTEIDYGHIVTAFTAAYAAGLLIFGNIIDRIGTKLGYTISIILWSLAAMLHAIVKSTTGFIFVRMGLGIGESGNFPAAIKAVAEWFPRKERAFATGIFNSGANIGAVTAPVLVPWILGIYGWQMAFIITGAIGFIWLIFWLIFYEIPSKHKKVTTTEYEHIHSDEDEVVVDGVDEPKVKWETLLSKRQTWTFVAGKLLTDPIWYFFLFWLPSYFASTFNLDLKKPSLPLVIVYSATTIGSIGGGYLSSWLIKKGWPVFKARKVSMLIFAICVVPIITARFATGIWQAVGLIALAAAAHQAWSATIFTTASDMFPKRAISSVVGIGSMAGAVGGIFFPALIGYILETYKEAGHLVIGYNIIFTICGFAYLLAWLIMHLLSPTMKRVEL, encoded by the coding sequence ATGAAAGAAAATAGGGTAGGGAGCTACCGGTGGGTAGTAGTAGCCCTTTTGTTTTTTGCGACAACAATTAACTATCTGGACAGGCAGATTATTGGTTTATTGAAACCAACACTGGAAACGCAGTTCCGGTGGACTGAAATTGATTATGGACATATTGTAACAGCATTTACAGCTGCCTATGCTGCCGGTTTATTGATCTTTGGTAATATCATTGATAGAATAGGCACCAAATTAGGATACACTATTTCTATAATTCTGTGGAGTTTAGCGGCGATGCTTCATGCTATTGTTAAAAGTACCACAGGGTTTATATTTGTAAGGATGGGGTTGGGTATTGGTGAATCAGGTAATTTTCCGGCAGCCATAAAAGCGGTTGCGGAGTGGTTTCCCAGAAAAGAGCGCGCGTTCGCTACGGGGATATTTAATTCAGGAGCTAACATCGGTGCGGTTACTGCACCTGTGCTCGTCCCGTGGATTTTAGGGATTTACGGCTGGCAAATGGCATTTATAATTACGGGTGCAATTGGTTTTATCTGGCTTATATTTTGGCTGATATTTTATGAAATCCCTTCAAAGCATAAAAAGGTAACTACAACCGAATATGAACATATTCACAGCGACGAAGATGAAGTTGTGGTTGACGGAGTTGATGAGCCGAAAGTTAAATGGGAAACGCTTTTGAGCAAAAGACAAACCTGGACATTTGTTGCCGGAAAGCTGTTAACAGATCCCATTTGGTATTTCTTTTTATTCTGGCTGCCCTCATATTTCGCAAGTACGTTTAACCTCGACTTGAAAAAGCCAAGTTTGCCTTTGGTAATAGTTTACTCTGCAACTACTATCGGTAGTATTGGTGGTGGTTATCTTTCTTCGTGGCTTATAAAAAAAGGATGGCCGGTTTTTAAGGCGCGGAAGGTTTCTATGCTGATATTTGCAATTTGTGTAGTGCCGATTATAACAGCGCGGTTCGCTACGGGAATTTGGCAGGCAGTTGGCTTAATAGCGCTGGCGGCTGCCGCTCACCAGGCCTGGAGCGCAACCATCTTTACTACGGCCTCAGATATGTTTCCAAAAAGGGCAATAAGTTCTGTAGTGGGTATTGGGAGCATGGCGGGTGCTGTAGGGGGCATATTCTTTCCTGCGCTAATCGGCTATATTTTGGAAACCTATAAAGAAGCCGGGCACCTTGTAATTGGTTATAATATTATTTTCACCATTTGCGGGTTTGCTTATTTACTGGCCTGGTTAATTATGCACCTGCTTTCGCCCACCATGAAAAGAGTTGAATTATAA
- a CDS encoding zinc-binding alcohol dehydrogenase family protein — translation MKTLICTTPGSLEYKKGEKPVLQKGHAIIKVKRIGICGTDLHAFEGTQPYFDYPRILGHELSGELIEFDDAPGFNIGEQVTFIPYFNCGTCIACRSEKPNCCVNIKVCGVHIDGGMVEYLSVPSYSLVHGGSLSYDELALVEPLAIGAHGISRAYVQSGEFVLVIGAGPIGLGVMEFARIAGARVIAMDVNASRLEFCKVHLKIDHVINAADANVSEELRTITGGDMPAVVIDATGSLKAINNAFQYMAHGARFVLIGLQKGDLSFSHPEFHKREATLMSSRNATRKDFEHVIACMKNGLVDPKTYITHKVGFSKVKREFGSWLKPETGVIKAMVSLDE, via the coding sequence ATGAAGACATTGATCTGTACCACTCCTGGCAGCCTGGAATATAAAAAGGGTGAAAAGCCTGTTTTGCAAAAAGGCCATGCTATTATAAAAGTAAAACGTATAGGCATTTGCGGAACAGACCTGCATGCCTTTGAAGGCACGCAGCCTTATTTTGACTACCCGCGCATCCTGGGGCATGAGCTTTCGGGTGAGTTAATTGAATTTGACGACGCTCCCGGGTTCAACATCGGTGAGCAGGTGACCTTTATTCCATATTTTAATTGCGGAACTTGCATAGCCTGCCGCAGCGAAAAACCTAACTGCTGTGTAAACATAAAAGTTTGCGGTGTGCATATTGATGGCGGAATGGTAGAATATCTTTCTGTGCCCTCTTATTCTCTGGTGCATGGCGGCAGCTTAAGCTATGATGAACTGGCGTTGGTTGAACCTTTGGCCATTGGTGCGCATGGTATTAGCCGCGCCTATGTACAGAGCGGAGAATTTGTTTTGGTGATTGGAGCGGGCCCTATAGGTTTGGGTGTGATGGAATTTGCAAGAATAGCAGGCGCCCGGGTAATAGCCATGGATGTAAATGCTTCGCGGCTTGAGTTTTGTAAAGTCCATTTGAAAATCGATCATGTAATTAATGCGGCAGATGCAAATGTGTCGGAAGAGTTAAGAACAATAACCGGGGGCGACATGCCTGCTGTAGTGATTGATGCCACAGGAAGCCTGAAAGCGATTAATAATGCCTTCCAATACATGGCGCATGGTGCACGGTTTGTGCTGATTGGCTTGCAGAAAGGAGACCTTAGTTTTAGTCACCCTGAATTTCATAAGCGGGAGGCAACTTTAATGAGCAGCAGGAACGCTACCCGCAAGGATTTTGAGCACGTAATTGCCTGTATGAAAAATGGGTTAGTTGATCCCAAAACTTACATAACACATAAGGTTGGCTTTAGTAAAGTGAAAAGGGAGTTTGGAAGCTGGTTAAAGCCCGAAACGGGGGTAATAAAGGCAATGGTTTCTTTAGATGAATAA
- a CDS encoding alpha/beta fold hydrolase, with translation MPVILANNVKIYYKLTGQGDPILLVHGHPFDHTMWAPQIASFSTLYQVITPDLRGYGKSGLPKLTRFEDYATDLLALMEALEVDRFHLAGLSQGGQIIMEIFRQAPKRIKSLIFADTFAGMDTPEVKQGRYDTADRLEKEGMDSYSNEVIYKMLKPEHVSSQPEAAAHVLKMMKASSPKGAATALRARAERIDYLKVVLPTINIPTLVIVGRQDEFTPVAKAEELQQNLQNCKLVVIEDAGHLPNLEQPNAFNAAVLDFLKGISNSGSF, from the coding sequence ATGCCTGTAATTTTAGCTAATAACGTAAAAATTTACTATAAACTAACCGGGCAGGGAGACCCAATCCTGCTGGTGCACGGGCATCCTTTTGACCACACTATGTGGGCCCCCCAAATCGCATCGTTTTCAACTTTATACCAGGTTATTACACCTGATTTAAGGGGATATGGAAAAAGCGGCTTACCCAAACTAACCAGGTTTGAAGATTATGCGACAGATCTGCTGGCGTTAATGGAAGCTTTGGAGGTTGATCGCTTCCATTTAGCAGGGTTATCGCAGGGCGGGCAAATCATCATGGAAATTTTCAGACAGGCGCCCAAAAGAATAAAAAGTTTAATTTTTGCCGATACATTTGCCGGCATGGATACGCCAGAAGTAAAGCAGGGCCGGTATGATACCGCTGATCGTTTGGAAAAAGAAGGGATGGACTCTTATTCCAACGAGGTAATCTATAAAATGTTAAAACCCGAACATGTTTCATCCCAACCGGAAGCAGCTGCCCATGTTTTAAAAATGATGAAAGCATCTTCACCGAAAGGAGCCGCAACTGCTTTACGGGCAAGGGCCGAACGGATTGACTATCTCAAAGTAGTTTTACCAACCATAAACATCCCTACCCTTGTAATAGTTGGCCGGCAGGATGAATTTACCCCGGTTGCCAAAGCAGAAGAATTACAGCAAAACCTTCAAAACTGCAAATTGGTTGTGATTGAAGACGCCGGCCATCTGCCTAACCTGGAGCAACCCAACGCATTCAATGCAGCAGTACTTGATTTTCTGAAAGGGATAAGTAATTCGGGCTCTTTTTAA
- a CDS encoding CDGSH iron-sulfur domain-containing protein — translation MEKTKLTINNNGSVKIEGDFEIVDMQGNEYGLQGRTIVSICRCGLSANKPFCDGSHKGHFEHNAIAFDLPPKKV, via the coding sequence ATGGAAAAAACTAAACTTACTATAAACAATAATGGCTCTGTAAAAATAGAGGGCGACTTTGAAATTGTTGATATGCAGGGTAACGAATATGGCTTACAAGGCCGTACTATTGTTTCCATTTGCCGCTGCGGCCTTTCAGCAAACAAACCATTTTGCGATGGGTCTCATAAAGGTCACTTTGAACATAATGCAATTGCATTTGATCTCCCCCCAAAGAAAGTGTAA
- a CDS encoding peptidoglycan-binding protein: MTYPGYTIQQHAVDITSVKAIQQQLNEKGCGPVKVNGDYDLDTCYAVMLFQTRFNDVNGNPLDADGIVGPITWAALFGVKNIKAIVTPPNRLLSAVLDIARSQIGVTEFPAGSNDGPSVYKYHDAAGIASGQRWSMAFVYWCFNQACTNLVMENPVFKTGDVTQGWLKAKGKILTNHDAKLNTSLILPGQVFIISTGPGLGHSGFVEKNENGMLTTIEGNVCANSSDGQVGVFRRTGRIIDTINTGFIQFE, translated from the coding sequence ATGACGTACCCCGGTTATACCATTCAGCAGCATGCTGTTGATATCACAAGTGTTAAAGCCATCCAACAACAATTAAATGAAAAGGGCTGTGGCCCTGTTAAAGTTAATGGCGACTATGACCTTGACACATGCTATGCGGTTATGCTTTTTCAAACACGATTTAATGACGTAAACGGAAACCCGCTGGACGCTGACGGCATTGTTGGCCCTATTACCTGGGCTGCGTTATTTGGCGTGAAAAATATTAAGGCTATAGTTACACCGCCAAACAGGCTGCTTTCCGCAGTTTTGGACATCGCAAGGTCGCAAATTGGTGTTACAGAGTTTCCCGCCGGAAGTAATGATGGCCCAAGCGTATATAAATACCATGATGCCGCCGGTATTGCTAGTGGACAGCGCTGGTCAATGGCGTTTGTTTACTGGTGTTTTAATCAGGCTTGTACAAATTTAGTAATGGAAAACCCTGTTTTTAAAACTGGTGATGTAACACAGGGATGGTTAAAAGCAAAAGGGAAAATATTAACCAACCATGATGCCAAGCTAAATACCTCACTTATTTTACCCGGACAGGTATTCATTATTTCCACAGGGCCGGGATTGGGGCATTCCGGATTTGTTGAGAAAAACGAAAATGGCATGTTAACCACAATTGAAGGTAACGTATGTGCAAACAGCAGCGATGGCCAGGTAGGTGTTTTTAGGCGTACCGGAAGGATAATTGATACAATCAATACAGGCTTTATCCAGTTTGAATAA
- a CDS encoding arylesterase: protein MHKLKIICLLTALFFLGACGDKKAKPAEPQVAANKPDSSFSDKTVLFFGDSLTAGYGLDDPSQAFPGVVQQKIDAAKLHYKVVNAGVSGETSAGGKARITWILKQKVDVFVLELGANDGLRGIPVSETVQNLQAIIDTVKIKYPNAKLVMLGMQVPPNMGSAYAYSFKAIFPELAAKNKMTLMPFLLKDVGGVPALNQKDGIHPTVEGAKIVGNNVWQVLEKVLLSNS, encoded by the coding sequence ATGCACAAATTAAAGATCATCTGCTTACTAACTGCACTTTTTTTTCTGGGAGCCTGCGGCGATAAAAAAGCAAAACCAGCAGAGCCACAAGTAGCTGCTAATAAACCTGACTCTTCGTTTAGTGATAAAACCGTTTTGTTTTTTGGCGATAGCCTTACAGCCGGCTATGGGCTCGATGATCCGTCACAGGCGTTCCCGGGAGTGGTACAACAAAAAATAGATGCGGCAAAGCTCCATTACAAAGTGGTAAATGCGGGCGTAAGCGGCGAAACCTCTGCCGGAGGGAAAGCGCGGATCACCTGGATACTGAAGCAAAAAGTTGATGTGTTTGTATTGGAGCTGGGTGCCAATGATGGCTTGCGGGGTATCCCGGTGAGCGAAACCGTTCAAAACCTGCAGGCTATAATTGATACTGTTAAAATAAAATATCCCAATGCCAAATTAGTGATGCTGGGCATGCAGGTACCTCCGAACATGGGCAGCGCCTATGCCTACAGTTTTAAAGCCATTTTTCCTGAACTGGCAGCCAAAAACAAAATGACCCTGATGCCTTTTCTTTTAAAAGATGTTGGTGGTGTACCTGCGTTAAACCAAAAAGATGGCATCCATCCAACCGTTGAAGGCGCTAAAATAGTGGGTAATAATGTTTGGCAGGTGCTGGAAAAAGTATTACTCAGCAATAGCTAA
- a CDS encoding ABC transporter permease has translation MDINSITKRKINISWLFQMALRDSRKNRSRLLLFISAIVFGIAALVAIYSFRYNLQNDINAQAATLIGADLVISGNKPADTAVKPLLDSLGNQRSEERDFASMIYFPKTQGTRLVQVRALQGGFPYYGSLETEPVAAGSSFKKGKTALIDKTLALQFNVHVNDSVKVGEVTFLIAGILDKAPGQTGVSSGIAPIVYIPLQYLQQTGLSKKGSRISYNYYYQYKKPVNISKLVKAIQPKLDKAEMNVETVEIRKENTGRSFGDLTRFLSLVGFIALLLGCVGVASAIHIYIREKIASIAIMRCLGVKASEAFLIYLIQIVGIGIIGAVAGAVLGTSIQRLLPMVMKDFLPITISTDISWLAIGQGILLGVIISILFALLPLISIRNISPLNTLRMNYDSVNVARDPYRWLVYLLIVLFVLSFTFLQLDSWLASIFFTIGIIIAFMVLAFTAWLLMTLMRLFIKSTWSYLFRQGFANLYRPNNQTIILIVSIGLSTTFICILFFIQSILMGQISLSSSGNQSNMILFDIQTGQQKAVAQLTKQQGLPVLQQVPIVAVKLEKINGKTEADVKKDTTLKIPVRAFTWDYRVTYRDTLSATEKIIKGEWVGKSAPGKEIPVSIEDNFSKRNHVNVGDHLVFNVQGVPMPAIVSSVRQVNWNKIQTNFQIVFPAGVLEDAPQFHVLLTHVPSAKASAKFQQAVVRQFPNISIIDLGLVLNVIDGLLDKIGYVIRFMSAFSIITGIVVLVASVRISKYQRIQESVLLRTLGGSRKQIFTIAALEYLFLGSLSALTGIVIAISGSWLLAKYSFEVPFTINLLPAVILFFIISLLTIIIGLLNSRGVLNKPPLEILRGN, from the coding sequence ATGGACATCAATTCAATTACTAAAAGAAAAATAAATATCTCCTGGCTTTTTCAAATGGCCCTGCGGGATAGCAGGAAAAACCGCTCGCGGTTGTTGCTGTTCATTTCGGCCATTGTATTTGGAATAGCTGCTTTGGTGGCTATTTATTCATTCAGGTATAACCTGCAAAATGATATTAATGCACAGGCGGCAACGTTGATCGGTGCCGACCTGGTGATATCGGGAAACAAACCCGCGGATACTGCAGTAAAACCATTACTTGATTCGCTCGGAAACCAGCGATCAGAAGAACGCGACTTTGCTTCAATGATCTATTTTCCAAAAACGCAGGGAACCAGATTAGTACAGGTACGGGCATTACAGGGAGGTTTTCCCTATTACGGCAGCCTCGAAACTGAACCGGTGGCAGCAGGCTCTTCCTTTAAAAAAGGAAAAACAGCCCTGATTGATAAAACATTGGCCTTACAGTTTAATGTGCATGTAAATGATTCTGTCAAAGTAGGCGAGGTTACCTTTTTAATTGCCGGGATCCTGGACAAAGCACCCGGACAAACAGGTGTTTCGTCGGGCATAGCACCAATTGTCTATATCCCCCTGCAATACCTCCAGCAAACCGGCCTCTCCAAAAAAGGCAGCCGCATCAGCTACAACTACTATTATCAATATAAAAAGCCGGTAAATATATCAAAGCTGGTAAAAGCCATCCAGCCAAAGCTGGACAAAGCGGAAATGAACGTTGAGACTGTCGAGATCCGAAAAGAAAACACCGGCCGCTCTTTTGGTGACCTCACCCGTTTTTTATCGCTTGTTGGCTTTATTGCTTTGCTGCTAGGCTGCGTGGGCGTAGCCAGCGCCATTCATATTTATATCCGCGAAAAGATTGCATCCATAGCTATAATGCGTTGCCTGGGCGTGAAAGCTTCAGAAGCATTTTTAATCTACCTGATCCAAATTGTAGGTATAGGCATCATTGGGGCTGTAGCGGGTGCGGTGCTGGGCACATCTATTCAGCGCCTTTTACCAATGGTAATGAAGGATTTTTTACCGATCACTATCTCTACCGACATTTCCTGGCTGGCCATAGGACAAGGAATTTTACTGGGCGTAATTATTTCCATCTTATTTGCGCTGTTACCGCTCATTTCCATTCGCAATATCTCGCCGTTAAATACGCTGCGAATGAATTACGACAGTGTAAACGTGGCCCGCGACCCGTACAGGTGGCTGGTTTATTTGCTCATCGTACTTTTCGTGCTTTCTTTCACCTTTTTACAACTCGACAGCTGGCTGGCGAGCATATTTTTTACCATAGGCATTATCATCGCTTTCATGGTACTGGCTTTCACCGCATGGCTTTTAATGACCTTAATGCGGCTTTTTATCAAGAGCACCTGGAGTTATTTATTCAGGCAGGGTTTTGCCAACCTTTACCGCCCCAACAACCAAACTATCATCCTGATAGTATCAATCGGGCTTAGCACGACGTTTATTTGCATCCTGTTTTTTATTCAAAGTATTTTGATGGGGCAAATCAGCCTTTCGTCAAGCGGCAACCAATCAAACATGATCCTGTTTGATATTCAAACCGGCCAGCAAAAAGCAGTGGCCCAATTAACTAAACAGCAAGGCTTGCCGGTACTTCAGCAGGTGCCAATTGTAGCCGTTAAACTGGAGAAAATCAACGGTAAAACTGAGGCTGATGTAAAAAAAGACACCACGCTTAAAATCCCTGTTCGTGCTTTTACATGGGATTACCGGGTTACTTACCGCGATACCCTTAGCGCCACCGAGAAAATAATAAAAGGCGAGTGGGTTGGTAAGTCGGCACCGGGCAAAGAGATCCCGGTTTCTATTGAAGATAACTTCTCTAAACGCAACCATGTGAACGTGGGCGATCATCTGGTGTTTAATGTGCAGGGAGTGCCCATGCCCGCCATTGTTAGCAGTGTAAGGCAGGTAAACTGGAACAAGATCCAAACTAATTTCCAAATCGTATTCCCGGCCGGAGTTTTGGAGGATGCACCACAGTTTCATGTGCTGCTTACCCATGTTCCGTCGGCAAAAGCGTCGGCAAAATTCCAGCAGGCGGTAGTTAGGCAGTTCCCTAATATCTCAATAATTGACCTCGGCCTGGTTTTAAATGTAATTGACGGGCTTTTAGATAAAATAGGCTACGTTATCCGTTTCATGAGCGCTTTCAGCATCATAACAGGGATAGTAGTTTTAGTTGCGTCAGTAAGGATCAGTAAATACCAGCGCATCCAGGAGAGCGTGTTACTGCGTACACTTGGCGGCAGCCGTAAACAAATATTTACCATCGCCGCTTTGGAATACCTGTTTTTAGGATCATTATCCGCACTTACCGGAATAGTTATAGCAATTTCCGGTAGCTGGCTTTTAGCTAAATACAGCTTCGAAGTGCCGTTTACTATTAATTTATTGCCCGCAGTAATATTGTTTTTTATAATATCGTTGCTAACTATAATCATCGGCTTATTGAACAGCCGCGGTGTCTTGAATAAACCTCCTTTAGAGATTCTAAGAGGAAATTAG